AAGTTGGGAATCTTCATCAACTCCTCCTGAGTCATCTGAGCCAACTCCCCGATCGTGGCGACCTTGTTTGTCTCAAGACAGTTAACAGTGCGCACACTCATTCCCGAATCTCCAAGGGCCGATCCGAGCAGGGCGTCCAGGCGCTCGATT
This genomic stretch from Gimesia sp. harbors:
- a CDS encoding DNA-directed RNA polymerase subunit alpha C-terminal domain-containing protein, translated to MSVRTVNCLETNKVATIGELAQMTQEELMKIPNFGEMTLSECIDHLDRLKVPHPEWSLSRKQKKKKS